In Streptomyces chartreusis NRRL 3882, the following are encoded in one genomic region:
- a CDS encoding phosphatase PAP2 family protein, whose product MPHTETPGTEAAPALRLRWWTELPLILLVYACYTAGRLLARGDVSGAVDNGLALLRAEKALYLNFEHPLNRLFTQEAWIGIPADFWYASLHYLVTPAILVWLFRSRAVRYRAARTWLMTSTLIGLIGFTLLPTCPPRLLDASHGFVDTMAQYSSYGWWGGAASAPRGMGGMTNQYAAMPSLHVGWALWCGVMLWRYGGTRTAKAAGVAYPLITTIVVMGTANHYFLDAVAGAAVMGVGLLLAPVVMRTADRVGARFVPRAAPVTEASPAAGSPIVSAGCQTSAGERIPRQRESRFGAGAEPSASPKDAGDGAPAPAR is encoded by the coding sequence ATGCCGCACACCGAGACACCGGGCACCGAGGCGGCCCCTGCGCTCCGGCTCCGCTGGTGGACGGAGCTGCCGCTGATCCTGCTGGTGTACGCGTGCTACACGGCGGGCCGGCTCCTCGCCCGGGGCGACGTGTCCGGGGCGGTCGACAACGGCCTGGCGCTCCTGCGCGCCGAGAAGGCGCTGTATCTCAACTTCGAGCACCCGCTCAACCGCCTCTTCACCCAGGAGGCGTGGATAGGCATACCGGCGGACTTCTGGTACGCGTCGCTGCACTACCTGGTCACGCCGGCGATCCTCGTGTGGCTGTTCCGCTCCCGCGCGGTGCGGTACCGCGCCGCGCGCACCTGGCTGATGACGTCCACCCTCATCGGCCTGATCGGTTTCACACTGCTGCCGACCTGCCCGCCCCGGCTCCTCGACGCGAGCCACGGCTTCGTGGACACGATGGCGCAGTACAGCTCCTACGGCTGGTGGGGCGGCGCGGCGAGCGCGCCGCGCGGCATGGGCGGCATGACCAACCAGTACGCGGCCATGCCGAGCCTGCACGTGGGCTGGGCACTGTGGTGCGGAGTGATGCTCTGGCGCTACGGCGGTACGCGCACCGCGAAGGCCGCCGGTGTCGCCTACCCGCTGATCACGACGATCGTGGTCATGGGCACCGCCAACCACTACTTCCTCGACGCGGTCGCGGGCGCGGCCGTCATGGGTGTCGGACTGCTGCTGGCGCCGGTCGTGATGCGCACGGCGGACCGGGTCGGGGCGCGTTTCGTGCCGCGTGCCGCGCCGGTCACGGAGGCATCTCCGGCCGCAGGTTCCCCGATTGTCAGTGCCGGATGCCAGACTTCCGCGGGTGAGCGAATTCCACGGCAGCGCGAGTCGCGGTTCGGAGCGGGAGCCGAGCCGAGTGCCTCCCCCAAGGACGCGGGGGACGGCGCTCCGGCACCGGCTCGCTGA
- a CDS encoding histidine phosphatase family protein, whose translation MAPRILLARHGQTEWSLSGKHTGRTDVPLLEEGRRGAKLLGERLHRAPYDGLPGVEVRTSPLARARETCELAGFGDRARAWDALLEWDYGAYEGMTPADIQAVRPGWFIWRDGVPEGETLAGITERADEVVSWARAEDRDVLVFAHGHILRSIGARWLGLPIDFAARIRLNPTSLSVLGWAYGEPAIESWNDLGHLV comes from the coding sequence ATGGCTCCGCGCATCCTGCTGGCCCGGCACGGACAGACCGAGTGGTCGCTGTCCGGCAAGCACACCGGCAGGACCGACGTGCCGCTGCTGGAGGAGGGCCGGCGCGGGGCCAAGCTGCTCGGCGAGCGCCTGCACCGGGCGCCGTACGACGGCCTGCCCGGCGTCGAGGTGCGCACCAGCCCGCTGGCACGCGCGCGTGAGACCTGCGAACTGGCCGGCTTCGGCGACCGCGCGCGGGCGTGGGACGCGTTGCTGGAGTGGGACTACGGGGCGTACGAGGGCATGACGCCGGCGGACATCCAGGCCGTCCGGCCCGGCTGGTTCATCTGGCGCGACGGTGTTCCCGAGGGCGAGACCCTCGCCGGGATCACGGAGCGGGCGGACGAGGTGGTCTCCTGGGCGCGCGCCGAGGACCGGGACGTCCTGGTCTTCGCCCACGGGCACATCCTGCGCTCCATCGGGGCGCGGTGGCTGGGCCTGCCGATCGACTTCGCGGCGCGAATACGGCTGAATCCGACGTCGCTGTCGGTGCTCGGGTGGGCTTACGGGGAGCCGGCGATCGAGAGCTGGAACGATCTCGGCCATCTCGTGTAG
- a CDS encoding spermidine synthase gives MGKSRSGRRRQAGAEAVVESVDGGLAELIPDRDRARGWTLVIDGAPQSHVDLDDPAYLSFEYQRRLGHVIDLVAPPGRPVHAVHLGGGALTLARYVAATRPRSTQQVVERDAALVQLVRRRLPLDANARIRVRSVDAREGLAKVPDGWADLVITDVFSGARTPAHLTSTEFLDDVRRALKPGGIYAANLADGPPLAHLRGQIATAAARFEQLALVADPTVLRGKRFGNAVLVASDQPLPVAELTRRAASDPHPGRVEYGRTLTDFTGGAAPVTDIAAVASPAPPASVFR, from the coding sequence ATGGGAAAGTCCAGGAGCGGCCGGCGCAGGCAGGCCGGTGCGGAAGCCGTCGTCGAGAGCGTCGACGGCGGGCTCGCCGAGCTCATCCCCGACCGCGACCGGGCCCGGGGCTGGACCCTGGTGATCGACGGGGCCCCGCAGTCGCACGTCGACCTGGACGACCCGGCGTACCTGTCCTTCGAGTACCAGCGCCGGCTCGGGCATGTCATCGACCTCGTCGCCCCGCCGGGCCGGCCCGTGCACGCCGTGCACCTCGGCGGCGGCGCGCTCACCCTCGCCCGCTACGTCGCCGCCACCCGGCCCCGCTCCACCCAGCAGGTCGTCGAACGGGACGCCGCCCTCGTGCAACTGGTCCGCCGCCGACTGCCGTTGGACGCGAACGCGCGCATCAGGGTGCGGTCCGTCGACGCCCGCGAGGGGCTCGCCAAGGTGCCGGACGGCTGGGCCGACCTGGTCATCACCGATGTGTTCAGCGGGGCCCGCACCCCGGCCCATCTGACCTCGACCGAGTTCCTCGACGACGTACGCAGGGCCCTCAAGCCCGGCGGGATCTACGCCGCCAACCTCGCCGACGGGCCGCCGCTGGCCCACCTGCGCGGCCAGATCGCCACCGCCGCCGCCCGTTTCGAACAGCTCGCGCTGGTCGCCGACCCGACGGTGCTGCGCGGCAAACGCTTCGGGAACGCCGTCCTGGTCGCCTCCGACCAGCCGTTGCCCGTCGCCGAACTGACCCGCCGCGCCGCCTCCGACCCGCACCCCGGCCGGGTCGAGTACGGCAGGACCCTCACCGACTTCACCGGCGGGGCCGCACCCGTCACGGACATCGCGGCGGTGGCGTCGCCCGCGCCGCCCGCTTCGGTGTTCCGGTGA
- a CDS encoding response regulator transcription factor: MASVLVVEDDQFVRSALIRHLTDASHTVRSVGTALEALREVAHVRFDVVVLDLGLPDLDGSEALKMLRGITDVPVIVATARDDEAEIVRLLNAGADDYLTKPFSVEHLSARMSAVLRRARSGAGEGEVSVLRVGGLTVDPLRRRAELDGARLDLTRREFDLLAFLARRPGVVVPRKELLAEVWQQSYGDDQTIDVHLSWLRRKLGETAANPRYLHTLRGVGVKLEPPGAEAPR; encoded by the coding sequence ATGGCAAGTGTGCTCGTGGTCGAGGACGACCAGTTCGTACGCTCGGCGCTCATCCGGCACCTGACCGACGCCTCGCACACCGTACGCAGCGTGGGGACGGCACTGGAGGCGCTGCGCGAGGTCGCCCATGTCCGCTTCGACGTGGTGGTCCTGGACCTCGGGCTGCCCGATCTCGACGGGTCCGAGGCCCTGAAGATGCTGCGCGGCATCACGGACGTGCCGGTGATCGTCGCCACGGCCCGGGACGACGAGGCGGAGATCGTCCGGCTGCTGAACGCCGGGGCGGACGACTACCTGACCAAGCCCTTCTCGGTCGAGCACCTGTCGGCCCGGATGTCGGCCGTGCTGCGCCGCGCCCGCTCCGGCGCGGGAGAGGGGGAGGTGTCGGTGCTCCGGGTCGGCGGCCTGACCGTCGACCCGCTGCGCCGCCGGGCCGAGCTGGACGGTGCGCGGCTCGACCTGACCCGCCGCGAGTTCGACCTGCTCGCCTTCCTGGCCCGCCGGCCCGGTGTCGTCGTCCCCCGCAAGGAACTGCTCGCCGAGGTGTGGCAGCAGTCGTACGGCGACGACCAGACCATCGACGTCCATCTGTCCTGGCTGCGCAGGAAACTGGGCGAAACTGCCGCGAACCCCCGCTATCTGCACACCCTTCGGGGCGTCGGTGTGAAGCTCGAACCGCCGGGGGCGGAGGCGCCGCGATGA
- a CDS encoding sensor histidine kinase, whose product MRWALVKVSLAVTTMVVLAFAVPLGLVIREMARDRAFSGAEREAAVVAPALSITTDRDQLERVVAAAGSDAGMAVHIPAGDGQEALELGRQRAADEDIAAVRKLGRASTTGVAGGSTLLQPVALSTGEIAVVEVYVPEAEVTNGVGTAWAVLAGVGVALVLGSVAVADRLGVRMVRPAKRLVEGARDLGEGGLGARVPEEGPTELRLAAVAFNSMADQVVQLLANERELAADLSHRLRTPLTVLRLNAASLGEGPAAEQTRTAVEQLEREVDTIIRTAREAKPQTAAAGPGAGCDAAEVVRERMAFWSALAEDEGRKWRVAGADRPVRIPVARADLAAALDALLGNVFRHTPEGTAFAVDVHNGEDAVIVLVSDAGPGISDPQAAMARGRGSGSDGSTGLGLDIVRRLAESTGGDVRIGSSVLGGTEVRIWIQLDGRAPASSRGHRGPVRRRRRGGLVAAYNRSRSL is encoded by the coding sequence ATGAGGTGGGCCCTGGTCAAGGTGTCGCTGGCGGTGACCACCATGGTCGTGCTCGCCTTCGCGGTGCCGCTCGGACTCGTCATCCGCGAGATGGCCCGGGACCGCGCCTTCTCGGGCGCCGAGCGGGAGGCGGCGGTCGTCGCCCCGGCGTTGTCCATCACCACCGACCGCGACCAGCTCGAACGGGTCGTGGCCGCTGCCGGCTCCGACGCCGGGATGGCCGTGCACATACCGGCGGGTGACGGCCAGGAGGCCCTGGAGCTCGGGCGGCAGCGCGCCGCCGACGAGGACATCGCGGCCGTGCGGAAACTGGGCCGCGCCTCCACCACCGGCGTCGCAGGCGGCTCGACGCTGCTCCAGCCGGTCGCGCTCAGCACCGGCGAGATCGCGGTCGTCGAGGTGTACGTGCCGGAAGCCGAGGTCACCAACGGCGTGGGCACGGCCTGGGCGGTGCTCGCCGGGGTCGGTGTCGCGCTGGTCCTCGGCTCGGTCGCCGTCGCCGACCGGCTGGGCGTGCGGATGGTCCGGCCCGCCAAGCGCCTGGTCGAGGGGGCACGCGACCTCGGGGAGGGCGGGCTCGGCGCGCGCGTGCCCGAGGAGGGCCCGACCGAACTGCGGCTCGCCGCGGTGGCGTTCAACTCGATGGCCGACCAGGTCGTCCAACTGCTGGCGAACGAACGGGAGCTGGCGGCCGACCTGTCCCACCGGCTGCGCACGCCCCTGACCGTGCTGCGGCTCAACGCCGCCTCGCTCGGCGAGGGACCGGCCGCCGAGCAGACCCGGACCGCGGTCGAGCAGCTGGAGCGTGAGGTCGACACCATCATCCGTACGGCCCGGGAGGCCAAGCCGCAGACGGCCGCGGCCGGTCCGGGTGCCGGGTGCGACGCGGCCGAGGTGGTGCGGGAGCGGATGGCGTTCTGGTCGGCGCTCGCGGAGGACGAGGGCCGCAAGTGGCGGGTGGCCGGGGCCGACCGGCCGGTGCGCATACCCGTGGCCCGCGCCGACCTGGCCGCCGCGCTCGACGCGCTGCTGGGCAACGTCTTCCGGCACACCCCGGAGGGCACCGCCTTCGCGGTCGACGTGCACAACGGCGAGGACGCGGTGATCGTCCTCGTGTCCGACGCGGGGCCCGGCATATCCGACCCACAGGCCGCGATGGCGCGGGGCCGCGGCTCCGGGAGCGACGGCTCGACCGGGCTCGGCCTGGACATCGTGCGCCGGCTCGCGGAGTCGACCGGCGGGGACGTGCGGATCGGCTCCTCGGTGCTCGGCGGGACCGAGGTGCGGATCTGGATCCAGCTGGACGGGCGGGCGCCGGCGAGCAGCAGGGGGCACCGTGGGCCGGTGCGGCGCCGGCGGCGGGGCGGGCTGGTCGCTGCATACAACCGCTCCCGCTCTCTCTGA
- a CDS encoding ABC transporter substrate-binding protein: protein MHDLSPSGLSLTAPSRRTLLRGIGGAALLGAGIPLLSACGGSGTAADPKTVSLGSNSSDAVPKKAFAEIYAAFTKKSGIKVDVNTKDHNTFQEQINSYLQGTPDDVFTWFAGYRMQFFASKKLATPIDDVWQKIGGNFPEAMKKLSKGEDGKYYFVPLYTYPWAVFYRKSVFAQHGYKVPTTWDDFVALCKRMQKDGLVPIAFGDKDAWPAMGTFDQINFRTNGYDFHVELMAGKAAWTDPKVRKVFDHWTEILPYHQDGAVGRTWQDAAQTLVAKKAGMYLLGTFVGQQFTNKADLDDLDFFAFPEIDPQFGQDTVEAPTDGFMLSKAPKNHDGAVKLLEYLGTPEAEQIYLKADSSVVAASTKADTASYTALQKKSFEMISSAKSLTQFMDRDSRPDFTSTVMQPALQNFIRNPKNVDSILSSIERQKKTIFASS, encoded by the coding sequence ATGCACGACCTCTCTCCTTCCGGACTCTCCCTCACCGCTCCCAGCCGCCGCACTCTGCTGCGCGGCATAGGTGGCGCGGCCCTGCTCGGTGCCGGCATACCCCTGCTGAGCGCCTGTGGCGGCAGCGGCACGGCCGCCGACCCGAAGACGGTCAGCCTCGGCTCGAACTCCTCGGACGCGGTGCCGAAGAAGGCGTTCGCCGAGATCTACGCCGCCTTCACGAAGAAGTCCGGCATCAAGGTCGACGTGAACACCAAGGACCACAACACGTTCCAGGAGCAGATCAACTCCTACCTCCAGGGCACGCCCGACGACGTCTTCACCTGGTTCGCCGGCTACCGCATGCAGTTCTTCGCGTCGAAGAAGCTGGCCACCCCGATCGACGACGTGTGGCAGAAGATCGGCGGGAACTTCCCCGAGGCGATGAAGAAGCTCAGCAAGGGCGAGGACGGCAAGTACTACTTCGTGCCGCTGTACACGTACCCGTGGGCGGTCTTCTACCGCAAGAGCGTCTTCGCCCAGCACGGCTACAAGGTCCCCACCACCTGGGACGACTTCGTCGCCCTGTGCAAGCGGATGCAGAAGGACGGGCTGGTCCCGATCGCCTTCGGCGACAAGGACGCCTGGCCCGCGATGGGCACCTTCGACCAGATCAACTTCCGCACCAACGGCTACGACTTCCACGTCGAGCTGATGGCCGGCAAGGCCGCCTGGACCGACCCCAAGGTGCGCAAGGTCTTCGACCACTGGACGGAGATCCTCCCCTACCACCAGGACGGCGCGGTGGGCCGCACCTGGCAGGACGCGGCCCAGACCCTGGTGGCGAAGAAGGCCGGCATGTATCTGCTGGGCACCTTCGTCGGCCAGCAGTTCACCAACAAGGCCGACCTGGACGACCTCGACTTCTTCGCCTTCCCGGAGATCGACCCGCAGTTCGGCCAGGACACCGTCGAGGCGCCCACCGACGGCTTCATGCTCTCCAAGGCCCCGAAGAACCACGACGGCGCCGTCAAGCTGCTGGAGTACCTGGGCACCCCCGAGGCCGAGCAGATCTACCTCAAGGCCGACTCGAGCGTGGTCGCCGCCTCCACCAAGGCCGACACCGCCTCCTACACCGCGCTCCAGAAGAAGTCCTTCGAGATGATCTCCAGCGCGAAGAGCCTCACGCAGTTCATGGACCGCGACTCCCGTCCGGACTTCACCTCCACGGTGATGCAGCCCGCGCTCCAGAACTTCATCCGCAACCCCAAGAACGTCGACAGCATCCTCTCGTCGATCGAGCGTCAGAAGAAGACGATCTTCGCGTCCTCATGA
- a CDS encoding carbohydrate ABC transporter permease gives MSTDTSTENPETVPAPSPGAAPAKSSTGHRRLLTRRDRITLGLMAGVPTILHVALVWLTALASIALAFTTWDGIGFDSIKWVGLQNFKELFTSNPQFWPAVEHNVIWFVVLILLPTPFGLFLAVQLDKKIRFSRVYQTAFFLPVVMSLAVIGFVWQLIYNPDTGLINSLIGANKPGHYIDWIGDPDLNLWAILVAASWRHAGYMMILYLAGLKSVDPALREASALDGANEWQTFKNVVFPTLRPTNTVVLVVTIIEALRAFDLVFVFNKGAQGTELLSILVTNNIIGESSRIGYGSAIAVVLLVISLAVIIPYLIATFRKERRA, from the coding sequence ATGAGCACCGACACCTCCACCGAGAACCCGGAGACGGTCCCCGCGCCGTCTCCGGGCGCCGCTCCCGCGAAGAGCTCGACGGGCCACCGTCGCCTGCTGACCCGCCGCGACCGCATCACGCTCGGCCTGATGGCGGGCGTGCCGACGATCCTGCACGTCGCCCTGGTGTGGCTGACGGCCCTCGCCTCCATCGCGCTGGCCTTCACCACCTGGGACGGCATCGGCTTCGACTCCATCAAGTGGGTCGGCCTGCAGAACTTCAAGGAGCTGTTCACCAGCAACCCGCAGTTCTGGCCCGCCGTCGAGCACAACGTCATCTGGTTCGTCGTGCTCATCCTGCTGCCCACGCCGTTCGGCCTGTTCCTGGCCGTGCAACTGGACAAGAAGATCCGGTTCAGCCGCGTCTACCAGACCGCGTTCTTCCTGCCGGTCGTGATGTCGCTGGCGGTCATCGGCTTCGTCTGGCAACTGATCTACAACCCCGACACCGGCCTGATCAACAGCCTCATCGGAGCCAACAAGCCCGGCCACTACATCGACTGGATCGGCGACCCGGACCTCAACCTCTGGGCCATCCTGGTCGCCGCCTCCTGGCGGCACGCCGGCTACATGATGATCCTCTACCTGGCCGGCCTGAAGAGCGTCGACCCGGCCCTGCGCGAGGCCTCCGCGCTGGACGGGGCCAACGAGTGGCAGACGTTCAAGAACGTCGTCTTCCCGACCCTGCGGCCCACCAACACCGTCGTCCTGGTCGTCACGATCATCGAGGCCTTGCGCGCCTTCGACCTGGTCTTCGTCTTCAACAAGGGCGCCCAGGGCACGGAGTTGCTGTCGATCCTGGTGACCAACAACATCATCGGCGAGTCCAGCCGGATCGGATACGGCTCCGCCATCGCGGTCGTCCTGCTGGTGATCTCGCTCGCGGTGATCATCCCGTACCTGATCGCCACCTTCCGGAAGGAGCGGCGCGCATGA
- a CDS encoding carbohydrate ABC transporter permease, which translates to MSTVADAHKQRTPVRPARILLHTFLVVTALAWLAPLLWALLAAMRPYSETSTKGYVSWPDKLSFDNFTAAFQQSDMLHYFGNTLIIAVPAVLLTLLLSSMVAFYVSRFDFRLNLALLLVFTAGNLLPQQVIITPLYRLYLLIDLPGITMSGKLYDSALGLVLIHVAFQSGFCAFVLSNYMRSLPHELTEAALVDGASVWRLYWQIVLPLCKPAMAALATLLSIWIYNDFFWAIVLISTGENMPITSALNNLSGQYFTDPNLVAAGALLTAIPTLIVYFVLQRQFVSGLTLGANKG; encoded by the coding sequence ATGAGCACCGTCGCCGACGCTCACAAGCAGCGCACCCCCGTCCGCCCCGCCCGGATCCTGCTGCACACCTTCCTCGTCGTCACGGCGCTGGCCTGGCTGGCGCCCCTGCTGTGGGCGCTGCTCGCGGCGATGCGGCCCTACTCGGAGACCAGCACGAAGGGCTATGTCTCCTGGCCCGACAAGCTGAGCTTCGACAACTTCACCGCCGCCTTCCAGCAGTCGGACATGCTCCACTACTTCGGCAACACGCTGATCATCGCCGTGCCGGCCGTGCTGCTGACGCTGCTGCTGTCGTCGATGGTCGCCTTCTACGTCAGCCGCTTCGACTTCCGCCTCAACCTGGCCCTGCTGCTGGTCTTCACCGCCGGCAACCTGCTGCCCCAGCAGGTCATCATCACGCCGCTGTACCGGCTGTACCTGCTGATCGACCTGCCCGGCATCACGATGAGCGGCAAGCTCTACGACTCCGCGCTCGGCCTGGTCCTGATCCACGTGGCGTTCCAGTCCGGCTTCTGCGCGTTCGTGCTGAGCAACTACATGCGCTCGCTGCCGCACGAACTGACCGAGGCCGCCCTGGTCGACGGCGCCTCCGTCTGGCGCCTGTACTGGCAGATCGTGCTGCCGCTGTGCAAGCCCGCGATGGCCGCCCTCGCCACCCTGCTGTCCATCTGGATCTACAACGACTTCTTCTGGGCCATCGTCCTGATCTCCACCGGCGAGAACATGCCGATCACCTCGGCACTGAACAACCTCTCCGGGCAGTACTTCACCGACCCCAACCTGGTCGCCGCCGGAGCCCTGCTCACCGCGATCCCCACCCTCATCGTCTACTTCGTGCTCCAGCGCCAGTTCGTCAGCGGCCTGACCCTGGGCGCCAACAAGGGCTGA
- a CDS encoding glycoside hydrolase family 36 protein — MHHPFTPLASVPVDLRQARVHEEGWQSWSPSGAYALGAAPHRPANANWATVCYRPGVTVPAGVFQGEGLLALDPGDGAPVRLWAAAEPTREVPSIRLAVRDGVAEVGADGPVKEWTGEDVQSVLRDWAGSLGLDAPRPAPSVWCSWYEYFTDVTEDDIHENLRAMDTLDLPVDVVQIDDGYQQALGDWLTLSGRFRSRAGIADKIRSRGRRAGIWTAPFLVDPASDLAAEHPDWLVRDTAGGFAHAGRNWGHDLRVLDTTHPDAAAYLTEVFTTLRAEGYDYFKTDFLYAGALAGLRHADVDPLTAYRGGIRLIRDAIGPDSYLLGCGAPMLPSIGLFDAMRVSPDTAPHRRPEADDYSQPGQDPAEFTGAARQWQHDRLWTNDPDCLMARPAVETREQWAAHVESTGGLMASSDRLLSLDEWGVTTTRRLLTPRGVS; from the coding sequence GTGCACCACCCCTTCACGCCGCTGGCCTCCGTGCCCGTCGACCTCCGCCAGGCCCGTGTCCACGAGGAGGGCTGGCAGTCCTGGAGCCCCAGCGGCGCCTACGCCCTGGGCGCGGCTCCCCACCGTCCGGCCAACGCCAACTGGGCCACGGTCTGCTACCGGCCCGGCGTCACCGTCCCCGCCGGCGTCTTCCAGGGCGAGGGCCTGCTCGCGCTCGACCCCGGCGACGGCGCACCGGTCCGGCTGTGGGCGGCGGCCGAGCCGACGCGCGAGGTGCCGTCGATCCGGCTCGCCGTACGGGACGGGGTCGCGGAGGTCGGTGCCGACGGCCCGGTGAAGGAGTGGACGGGCGAGGACGTCCAGTCGGTGCTGCGCGACTGGGCGGGCAGTCTCGGACTGGACGCCCCGCGCCCGGCGCCCAGCGTCTGGTGCTCCTGGTACGAGTACTTCACGGACGTCACCGAGGACGACATCCACGAGAACCTCCGCGCGATGGACACCCTCGACCTGCCCGTCGACGTCGTCCAGATCGACGACGGCTACCAGCAGGCACTCGGCGACTGGCTGACCCTCTCCGGACGCTTCCGCTCCCGCGCCGGAATCGCCGACAAGATCCGCTCCCGCGGCCGCCGCGCCGGCATCTGGACGGCTCCCTTCCTCGTCGACCCGGCGAGCGACCTGGCCGCCGAACACCCCGACTGGCTGGTCCGGGACACCGCCGGCGGCTTCGCCCACGCCGGCCGCAACTGGGGCCACGACCTGCGGGTCCTGGACACCACCCACCCGGACGCGGCGGCGTACCTGACCGAGGTCTTCACGACCCTGCGCGCCGAGGGCTACGACTACTTCAAGACCGACTTCCTCTACGCGGGCGCCCTGGCCGGCCTCCGCCACGCGGACGTCGACCCCCTGACGGCGTACCGCGGGGGCATCCGCCTGATCCGCGACGCGATCGGCCCGGACTCCTACCTCCTGGGCTGCGGCGCCCCGATGCTCCCCTCCATCGGCCTTTTCGACGCCATGCGCGTCAGCCCCGACACGGCCCCGCACCGCCGCCCCGAGGCGGACGACTACTCCCAGCCGGGCCAGGACCCGGCCGAGTTCACTGGCGCGGCCCGCCAGTGGCAGCACGACCGCCTCTGGACCAACGACCCCGACTGCCTGATGGCCCGCCCCGCTGTCGAGACCCGCGAACAGTGGGCGGCACACGTGGAGTCCACGGGCGGCCTGATGGCCTCCAGCGACCGCTTGCTGTCCCTGGACGAGTGGGGCGTGACGACGACCCGCCGACTGCTGACACCACGCGGCGTCTCCTGA
- a CDS encoding GH1 family beta-glucosidase, translated as MPDSENPAAAVTFPPAFLWGAATSAYQIEGAVREDGRTPSIWDTFSHTPGKTAGGDHGDIAVDHYHRYREDVALMAELGLGAYRFSVSWSRVQPTGRGPAVQKGLDFYRRLVDELLSKGIRPAVTLYHWDLPQELEDAGGWPERDTAYRFAEYAQIVGEALGDRVEQWMTLNEPWCSAFLGYASGVHAPGRTDPAASLRAAHHLNLAHGLGASALRSVMPARNTVAISLNSSVVRPLSQSPADLAAARKIDDLANGVFHGPILHGAYPESLYVATAELTDWNHVLDGDLTLINQPLDALGLNYYTPSLVSAADPAAKEPRADGHGSSDHSPWPAADDVAFHQTPGDRTEMGWTIDPTGLHELIMRYTREAPGLPLYITENGAAYDDKVDSDGRVHDPERVAYLHGHLSAVRRAIADGADVRGYFLWSLMDNFEWSYGYGKRFGAVYVDYATLERTPKSSAHWYARAARTGTLPEVEAV; from the coding sequence ATGCCTGACTCCGAGAACCCGGCCGCTGCGGTGACCTTCCCTCCCGCCTTCCTCTGGGGCGCGGCGACCTCCGCGTACCAGATCGAGGGCGCGGTGCGGGAGGACGGCCGTACGCCGTCGATCTGGGACACCTTCAGCCATACGCCGGGCAAGACGGCCGGCGGCGACCACGGTGACATCGCTGTCGACCACTACCACCGCTACCGCGAGGACGTGGCCCTGATGGCGGAGCTGGGCCTGGGCGCCTACCGCTTCTCCGTCTCGTGGTCGCGGGTGCAGCCGACCGGCCGGGGTCCGGCCGTCCAGAAGGGCCTGGACTTCTACCGCCGGCTGGTCGACGAGCTGCTGTCCAAGGGCATCAGGCCGGCCGTCACGCTCTACCACTGGGACCTGCCGCAGGAGCTGGAGGACGCGGGCGGCTGGCCGGAGCGTGACACGGCGTACCGTTTCGCGGAGTACGCGCAGATCGTCGGCGAGGCGCTGGGCGACCGGGTCGAGCAGTGGATGACGCTCAACGAGCCGTGGTGCAGCGCGTTCCTGGGCTATGCCTCCGGGGTGCACGCCCCGGGCCGGACGGATCCGGCGGCGTCGCTGCGTGCCGCGCACCATCTGAACCTGGCGCACGGGCTGGGCGCGTCGGCGCTGCGGTCGGTGATGCCGGCCCGCAACACGGTGGCCATCAGCCTCAACTCCTCGGTGGTCAGGCCGCTTTCGCAGAGCCCGGCGGACCTGGCGGCGGCCCGGAAGATCGACGACCTGGCCAACGGCGTCTTCCACGGCCCGATCCTGCACGGCGCCTACCCGGAGTCGCTGTACGTGGCGACGGCGGAGCTCACGGACTGGAACCACGTCCTCGACGGCGACCTGACGCTGATCAACCAGCCGCTGGACGCGCTGGGCCTCAACTACTACACGCCCTCGCTGGTCTCGGCGGCCGACCCGGCGGCGAAGGAACCCCGCGCCGACGGCCACGGCTCCAGCGACCACTCGCCCTGGCCGGCCGCGGACGACGTCGCCTTCCACCAGACGCCCGGCGACCGCACCGAGATGGGCTGGACGATCGACCCGACCGGCCTGCACGAGCTAATCATGCGCTACACCCGGGAGGCACCGGGCCTGCCGCTGTACATCACCGAGAACGGCGCGGCCTACGACGACAAGGTCGACTCGGACGGCCGGGTGCACGACCCGGAGCGCGTCGCCTACCTGCACGGCCACCTGTCGGCGGTCCGCCGCGCGATCGCCGACGGCGCGGACGTCCGCGGCTACTTCCTGTGGTCCCTGATGGACAACTTCGAGTGGTCGTACGGCTACGGCAAGCGCTTCGGCGCGGTGTACGTGGACTACGCGACGCTCGAACGCACCCCGAAGTCCAGCGCCCACTGGTACGCCCGGGCGGCCCGGACGGGCACGCTGCCGGAGGTGGAGGCGGTCTAG